Proteins from a genomic interval of Medicago truncatula cultivar Jemalong A17 chromosome 3, MtrunA17r5.0-ANR, whole genome shotgun sequence:
- the LOC11428787 gene encoding copper-transporting ATPase PAA2, chloroplastic, whose product MASNLLTLSLSSPPNFRFNYAFNLNHDRHFISLLPTKRRRNRNNHRRKILRPLLSVSNTFSTEIRSPESESESFLLQAQTQTKDSPVLLDVTGMMCGGCVSRVKTILSSDDRVDSVVVNMLTETAAVKLKKLEEESTSVADGLARRLTGCGFPTKRRESGLGVSENVRKWKELVKKKEELLAKSRNRVAFAWTLVALCCGSHASHIFHSLGIHIAHGPFWEFLHNSYVKGGLALGALLGPGKDLLFDGLLAFKKGSPNMNSLVGFGSIAAFIISSISLLNPELAWDASFFDEPVMLLGFVLLGRSLEEKARIQASSDMNELLSLISTQSRLVITSSEGSPSTDSVLSSDAICVEVPTDDIRVGDSVLVLPGETIPIDGRVIAGRSVVDESMLTGESLPVFKEEGLTVSAGTINWDGPLRIESSSTGSNTMISKIVRMVEDAQSREAPVQRLADSIAGPFVFSIMALSAATFAFWYFAGTHIFPDVLLNDIAGPEGDPLLLSLKLSVDVLVVSCPCALGLATPTAILVGTSLGAKKGLLIRGGDVLERLAGVNYIALDKTGTLTRGKPVVSAIGSIHYGESEILHIAAAVEKTASHPIAKAIINKAESLELVLPPTKGQIVEPGFGTLAEIDGRLVAVGSLEWVHERFNTRMNPSDLMNLERALMNHSSSTSSSKYSKTVVYVGREGEGIIGAIAISDIVREDAESTVMRLKKKGIKTVLLSGDREEAVATIAETVGIENDFVKASLSPQQKSAFISSLKAAGHHVAMVGDGINDAPSLAAADVGIALQNEAQENAASDAASIILLGNKISQVIDALDLAQATMAKVYQNLSWAVAYNVIAIPIAAGVLLPQFDFAMTPSLSGGLMAMSSILVVSNSLLLKLHGSPTSGKGSL is encoded by the exons ATGGCGTCTAATCTGctaactctttctctctcctctccACCTAACTTCCGTTTCAATTACGCATTCAATCTCAACCATGACCGCCACTTCATTTCTCTGCTTCCCACTAAACGCCGTCGCAACCGCAACAACCACCGCCGTAAAATTCTCCGGCCACTTTTATCCGTATCAAACACCTTCAGCACCGAAATTCGTTCACCGGAATCAGAATCGGaatcatttcttcttcaagctCAAACACAGACCAAAGACTCTCCAGTTCTGCTTGACGTCACCGGAATGATGTGCGGCGGGTGCGTCTCCCGAGTCAAAACCATTCTCTCCTCCGACGATCGAGTTGACTCTGTAGTTGTCAACATGTTGACTGAAACCGCTGCTGTTAAGCTTAAAAAGCTCGAAGAGGAATCTACCAGCGTTGCGGATGGACTTGCTCGGAGATTGACGGGATGCGGGTTTCCGACGAAGAGGAGAGAATCGGGTTTAGGAGTTTCGGAGAATGTGAGGAAGTGGAAGGAGttggtgaagaagaaagaggaaCTTCTTGCTAAGAGTCGTAACCGtgttgcttttgcttggactttGGTTGCACTGTGCTGTGGTTCGCATGCTTCACACATTTTTCATTCTTTAGGAATTCACATTGCTCATG GACCGTTTTGGGAATTTCTTCATAATTCATATGTGAAAGGTGGTTTAGCTTTGGGTGCTCTATTGGGACCAGGAAAAG ATTTACTCTTTGATGGCCTACTTGCTTTTAAGAAAGGATCGCCAAATATGAACTCTCTCGTGGGATTTGGTTCAATAGCTGCTTTCATCATCAGCTCG ATCTCACTACTTAACCCAGAGCTGGCATGGGATGCGTCATTCTTTGATGAACCG GTCATGCTTCTTGGTTTCGTGCTTCTAGGACGTTCTCTAGAAGAAAAGGCAAGGATTCAGGCATCTAGTGATATGAATGAACTTCTT TCGCTAATATCTACTCAGTCAAGACTTGTCATTACATCATCAGAAGGTTCCCCATCTACTGACAGTGTGCTTAGCTCAGACGCAATTTGTGTGGAAGTTCCAACTGATGATATTCGAGTAGGAGATTCGGTGTTGGTGTTGCCTGGAGAAACTATCCCTATAGAT GGAAGGGTCATTGCAGGAAGAAGCGTTGTGGACGAATCCATGCTTACAGGAGAATCACTTCCTGTTTTTAAGGAGGAAGGCCTTACAGTTTCAGCAGGAACTATAAACTGG GATGGTCCCTTAAGGATTGAATCTTCTTCGACTGGCTCCAACACAATGATATCCAAGATTGTACGCATG GTCGAGGATGCTCAATCGCGTGAAGCACCTGTACAAAGGCTTGCAGATTCAATAGCAGGGCCATTTGTATTTAGCATAATGGCTCTGTCAGCAGCAACATTTGCATTTTG GTATTTTGCTGGAACACACATATTTCCTGATGTTTTGCTCAATGATATTGCGGGCCCGGAAGGAGATCCTCTGCTTTTGAGTTTAAAACTCTCTGTAGATGTTTTG GTTGTTTCTTGTCCTTGTGCATTGGGTCTTGCCACACCAACAGCAATCCTAGTTGGCACCTCACTTG GGGCAAAAAAGGGACTTCTTATCAGAGGAGGGGATGTACTAGAACGCTTGGCTGGTGTAAATTATATTGCTCTAGACAAG ACAGGAACCCTTACCAGGGGAAAACCAGTTGTTTCTGCCATTGGCTCTATTCATTATGGAGAGTCAGAAATTCTTCACATTGCTGCGGCAGTGGAGAAAACTGCATCTCATCCAATAGCAAAGGCTATTATTAATAAAGCTGAGTCATTAGAGTTGGTCCTTCCACCCACAAAAGGACAGATAGTTGAACCAGGTTTTGGAACCTTGGCAGAGATAGATGGGCGTTTGGTTGCGGTGGGGTCTTTAGAATGGGTCCATGAGCGTTTCAATACTAGAATGAACCCATCTGATTTGATGAATCTTGAACGTGCTTTGATGAATCATTCGTCGAGTACATCATCTTCGAAGTATTCGAAAACAGTTGTCTACGTTGGACGTGAAGGAGAAGGCATCATTGGTGCTATTGCCATATCTGACATCGTGCGTGAAGATGCTGAATCTACTGTAATGAG GCTCAAGAAGAAGGGAATTAAAACGGTCCTCTTATCAGGAGACAGGGAAGAGGCAGTTGCAACAATCGCAGAGACTGTTGggattgaaaatgattttgtcaAAGCATCCTTGTCTCCGCAGCAGAAATCTGCATTCATTTCATCTCTAAAAGCTGCTGGACATCATGTTGCGATG GTAGGTGATGGGATAAATGATGCACCCTCTTTGGCTGCAGCTGATGTTGGGATCGCTCTGCAGAATGAAGCTCAAGAGAATGCTGCCTCAGATGCAGCATCCATCATACTTCTGGGCAACAAAATTTCACAG GTTATTGACGCATTGGACCTAGCACAGGCAACGATGGCAAAAGTTTACCAAAATTTGTCCTGGGCAGTAGCATACAATGTTATTGCCATTCCCATTGCTGCTGGAGTGTTACTTCCCCAATTTGACTTTGCTATGACACCTTCACTTTCAG GAGGACTAATGGCTATGAGCTCCATCTTGGTGGTTAGCAACTCACTGCTTTTAAAGCTTCATGGGTCTCCGACCTCGGGAAAGGGCTCACTCTAG